A genome region from Gadus macrocephalus chromosome 15, ASM3116895v1 includes the following:
- the si:ch73-105b23.6 gene encoding fibrillin-2 isoform X1: MRFPLLWLICLFVRLKYCYTADPIDCETAGWKCHPRAECLQVNANVTCVCRDGYQGNGQECEDIDECLSGLSDCHPNALCNNTLGSYSCACRPGYIGNGFLCQDINECQRENGRCHSNATCINYEGGSGCQCKTGFSGNGFQCTDNDECSYQRICHWNATCTNNPGSYVCTCNAGYKGNGNYLCLDIDECSQTPVVCSSSLGYRGCKNLPGTYQCTCSTGYQNNGNYCQDIDECAAKRCSQYADCRNTLGSYRCTCTPGFEGNGLSCVDVNECNGIHNCHSSAVCINVVGRYECSCLPGFLGDGQNCQDVDECITVGICPAGAVCVNNPGSYDCNCGRGYLYNNSMCQDEDECASGLCSPYASCTNFPASFNCQCKPGFNGDGLSCVDEDECSMARQCHANAVCINRPGSYNCSCEVGYSGDGVLRCTDVNECLVDNGGCSNLATCVNAQGSFSCLCSNGFTLVNKTLCQDVDECEENSVACSANEWCLNTAGSYECRCLAGFYRPGGQVGCADVDECRNKPCHANATCLNAEGSYECTCNGGFSGNGTHCKDVNECLAEGRCHQRALCINAEGGFSCVCQQGFVGDGFYCEDVNECLFNATCPPISTCINSPGAYVCSCLNGSVAIDSLCLLPSSQCDPACHPHGLCHSSPSGYQCVCDLGYMGDGLICSDIDECQLENVCPRNETECVNIPGSFACICRAGFILNETNCVDVNECESPVRRCSEFSSCENTIGSHLCRCLSGFAGDGITCLDVDECQGDSAGCHPAASCANTPGSFRCTCQPGTEGTGFECRDVDECSQNATLPHNCSVHGVCGNTDGSYRCWCQDGYHGDGFDCVDTDECRSGVSVCDSNMTCHNTLGSYTCTCVLGLAYEQGTCVSLNECQNASRSCHLNARCYADHSSFYCRCREGYFGDGTDCRDVDECDKGLAESPWDACPPSSSCINSNGSYVCECWDGFRRAGKLCQDMDECASGNFSCPYNSTCHNVDGGYHCPCVPGFSLVNDSLCLDVDECSLGLDDCPHVSDCFNTVGSFFCDCWPGYHGNGTGAWCMDIDECLGNSTCPEHSTCNNTDGDFLCTCDSGFSAINHLCVDVDECNTTEQAQPCANGVCMNTLGSYYCECTKGYWSNETECVDVDECSDLLDPSVDCQPFATCVNAPGSYACLCDEGFTLISTNSTSWINSTIRTNETILINLTPSTKGSTLTSETHWTPRTECQDINECAGDPCPQYATCQNVEGSFLCLCDEGFLPDSLSYLSSNSSDNGSTVFMLHGCEDIDECANHSACRPDQACANLPGGYICSCRVGYREEKGACVDADECGSVHPCHPWARCWNTEGSFSCHCLPGHRGNGTWCEDVDECVALSRPCHPMARCRNTLGSFWCQCEPGFAALGTLCIDLDECLQTNGPCQPGATCSNLVGGFDCQCKRGWDPTADMVNGRRGCLDQDECTRPAACSGTALCTNLPGSFRCSCPSNDAECGHMALEESELFPFGSEVGDDHVEVSSEDGNSPFITPPLGLPFMGKLYNRVFFSDNGLVQFQSVSQNEQRLLPVPFPAGFHGNEGLALLAVFWDDADLTLGQGRLLYKEYSSLDMSDIYSQIVFNRTARAVTEFEGQRGRPSFTPAWILKITWDSVMAISYQKVNLSETNTFQCILTTDGVRTFALLHYGAMRWGPGQRIHQDALIGYTDGGTHYHNHNRPASAADPTADPTSSINPTAITASITATTGPPPAGPYEPGGRYRPQHTVGPGGRPGQLLWDLSGPDPQEEEAGEGAEVDQRLRCQTWAQSEPAPAEWASEVPACPCTRAQATEDLAFLPQTVRPRLPQVRALRDQRWGSGSGHVFLSALPNRWGSGKTCVYDPQGELQGGYSERYFSAEDTQRHIDEDLLPFQWCCVESPLCHLYLTKRPLDRCQGYGWVSPEQSTLAKKSTQGVAMVYGSLHFITFDGLRYSFRALGVFVLLRLSSALGSNRFTLQGEMGRLQQSGGRPAEAPVLVRMAAYHQGIGKVEWKCANQGDGLELLVGGVSVPVTIGVVHRSAWGFIVRCVSLSRCAAVYAGGLHARAWRVGGGGGGGGCQLGAVVEVPQAFYNRTVGLLGLWSSTRADDLLMSNGRVLPQASPDPRPEDHLHTFGMSWEVPIPETLLSSVLPPLVPLHGPSPQELLAAVSPGDLAQLQRACHGSPECVHDTLATGSPALGLQSLEAQARYRYLTALFGNMPPIVVEPMVIRGKVDSRMGVQLRAIDANQDPITFSLLSPRPRMPSINSSGYLTWLPQGAEPVELSVKVSDPLVSSLFSPVLQVCNCLNGGTCQYDAITHNYLQGKFQVVGCLCPEGFSGEFCRVVWDPCLGDPCFPGVDCLPGAEPESFSCGECPSPNVYQGKQGYKCFQKDFCLPPSPFPCHEMADCDNNGYSYSCKCKPGYTGDGFNCTDIDECQDPSACPNAKFECMNRPGSVHCSCRYQKSMAADGCGESANPPGFNVFNVSMDWKDPTQDMLTQLEEILSVGFQNKFYNASIKGPRQGSGPGPGEYRINVSSDTPAWYIQEYLGRVGRFYGIGLPEVGDLDECAAKEAACAWPALCANTYGGYRCVCNGTTEVDESQACVLGSHVIQGGNESSVVEPPEGDNTALILGLVLGIGIPFLLLLLALLCFCCCCPRKKTAPREPSHLLPGYLQYIPPPFNYSDPSLQYISHSCPRSLDTPPPRSYHHTNHIYSSAS, translated from the exons ATGCG GTTTCCACTGCTGTGGTTGATTTGTCTGTTTGTAAGGCTGAAATACTGCTACACAG ctGACCCAATAGACTGTGAGACGGCGGGCTGGAAGTGCCACCCCCGTGCCGAGTGTCTGCAAGTCAACGCCAACGTCACCTGTGTGTGCCGTGATGGCTACCAAGGAAACGGGCAAGAATGTGAAGATATCGATGAGTGTCTCAGTGGCCTAAGCGACTGCCACCCCAACGCACTCTGTAATAACACCCTTGGCAGCTACAGCTGTGCATGCCGGCCTGGGTACATCGGGAATGGCTTCCTCTGTCAGGATATCAACGAGTGCCAAAGGGAGAATGGAAGGTGCCATTCCAACGCCACGTGCATCAACTACGAGGGTGGGAGTGGTTGCCAATGCAAAACGGGCTTCAGTGGCAATGGCTTTCAGTGCACCGATAACGACGAGTGCTCTTACCAGCGGATTTGCCACTGGAACGCAACCTGCACTAACAACCCGGGTTCTTACGTGTGCACTTGTAATGCTGGTTATAAAGGCAACGGGAACTACCTATGTCTGGACATTGATGAGTGTTCACAGACGCCTGTTGTGTGCTCATCCTCGTTAGGTTACAGAGGCTGCAAGAACTTGCCCGGCACCTACCAATGTACATGTAGCACTGGTTACCAGAACAACGGGAACTACTGCCAGGACATTGACGAGTGTGCCGCTAAAAGGTGCAGCCAGTACGCGGATTGCAGGAACACCTTAGGATCGTACAGGTGCACATGTACACCCGGCTTTGAGGGCAATGGACTATCATGCGTGGACGTCAATGAGTGCAATGGCATCCACAACTGTCACTCCAGCGCAGTCTGTATCAACGTCGTTGGCAGGTACGAATGCTCTTGCTTGCCAGGTTTCCTTGGAGATGGCCAGAATTGCCAGGATGTTGACGAGTGCATAACGGTCGGGATCTGTCCCGCCGGTGCCGTGTGTGTCAACAACCCAGGTTCATACGACTGCAACTGCGGTCGCGGCTACCTCTACAACAACTCAATGTGTCAAGACGAGGATGAGTGTGCATCAGGACTCTGCAGTCCCTATGCCAGCTGCACCAATTTCCCGGCCTCCTTCAACTGCCAGTGTAAGCCCGGGTTCAACGGCGACGGCCTCAGCTGCGTTGATGAGGACGAGTGCTCGATGGCCCGGCAGTGCCACGCCAATGCCGTTTGCATCAACCGGCCTGGCTCTTACAACTGCAGCTGCGAAGTGGGGTACTCCGGAGACGGTGTCCTTCGCTGCACAGACGTCAACGAGTGTCTGGTGGACAACGGGGGCTGTAGTAACCTGGCGACCTGTGTCAACGCCCAGGGCTCCTTCTCTTGTCTCTGCTCCAACGGCTTCACCCTGGTCAACAAGACTCTGTGTCAGGACGTCGACGAGTGTGAGGAGAACAGCGTCGCATGCAGTGCTAACGAGTGGTGTCTCAACACTGCAGGGTCTTACGAGTGCCGGTGCCTGGCCGGGTTCTACCGCCCGGGTGGCCAGGTGGGCTGCGCCGACGTGGACGAATGCAGGAACAAGCCGTGCCACGCCAACGCCACCTGCCTCAACGCAGAGGGCTCATATGAGTGCACCTGCAACGGCGGTTTCTCAGGGAACGGCACACATTGTAAGGACGTAAACGAGTGTCTGGCGGAGGGCAGGTGCCACCAGCGGGCGCTGTGCATCAACGCAGAAGGGGGTTTCTCCTGTGTCTGTCAGCAAGGGTTCGTGGGCGACGGCTTCTACTGTGAGGACGTGAATGAATGCCTCTTCAACGCCACCTGTCCACCCATCTCCACCTGCATCAACTCCCCCGGGGCCTACGTCTGCTCGTGTCTGAACGGCAGCGTGGCAATCGATAGCCTCTGTTTGCTACCCAGTTCCCAGTGCGACCCCGCCTGCCATCCGCATGGCCTGTGTCACTCTTCGCCGTCCGGCTACCAGTGTGTCTGTGATCTTGGATACATGGGCGATGGTCTGATTTGCTCGGACATAGATGAGTGCCAGTTGGAAAATGTCTGTCCCCGAAATGAGACGGAATGTGTAAATATCCCAGGATCCTTTGCCTGTATCTGCAGGGCTGGATTTATACTGAACGAGACAAATTGTGTTG ACGTGAACGAGTGTGAGTCCCCGGTTCGTCGCTGTAGTGAATTTTCCAGTTGTGAGAACACCATTGGAAGCCATCTGTGCCGCTGCCTCAGTGGCTTCGCCGGCGACGGAATCACCTGCTTGG ACGTGGATGAGTGCCAAGGGGACAGCGCGGGCTGCCATCCCGCCGCCAGCTGCGCTAACACACCTGGTTCCTTCCGCTGCACCTGCCAGCCCGGCACCGAAGGCACTGGCTTTGAGTGCCGCGATGTGGACGAGTGCTCCCAGAATGCCACGCTGCCCCACAACTGCAGTGTCCACGGCGTCTGCGGCAACACGGACGGGTCCTACCGCTGCTGGTGCCAAGATGGTTACCACGGAGACGGCTTCGACTGTGTAGACACGGATGAATGCCGGTctggtgttagtgtgtgcgacAGTAACATGACGTGCCACAACACCCTGGGTTCCTACACGTGCACCTGTGTCCTGGGGCTGGCGTACGAGCAGGGCACGTGTGTGAGCCTCAACGAATGTCAGAACGCCAGCCGATCATGCCACCTGAACGCCAGGTGCTACGCTGACCACAGCTCCTTCTACTGCCGCTGCCGCGAAGGCTACTTTGGCGACGGGACCGACTGTCGGGACGTGGACGAGTGTGACAAGGGATTGGCTGAGAGCCCATGGGACGCCTGTCCACCGTCTTCCTCCTGCATCAACAGCAACGGCTCCTACGTCTGCGAGTGCTGGGACGGCTTCCGCAGAGCTGGAAAGCTTTGTCAGGATATGGACGAGTGTGCCAGTGGCAACTTCAGTTGCCCATACAACAGCACCTGCCATAACGTGGATGGGGGATACCACTGCCCCTGTGTGCCAGGCTTCTCCCTCGTCAACGACTCTCTGTGTTTGGACGTGGACGAGTGCTCTCTCGGCCTGGACGACTGCCCCCATGTGTCCGACTGCTTCAACACTGTGGGGTCTTTTTTCTGCGATTGCTGGCCTGGTTACCATGGGAATGGCACGGGCGCATGGTGCATGGATATCGACGAGTGCCTGGGCAACTCCACTTGCCCCGAGCACAGCACGTGCAACAACACAGACGGGGACTTCCTGTGCACCTGCGACTCTGGATTCTCAGCCATCAACCACCTGTGCGTGGATGTCGATGAATGCAACACGACGGAGCAGGCTCAGCCCTGTGCCAATGGTGTGTGCATGAACACCCTCGGCTCATACTATTGCGAATGCACAAAAGGCTACTGGAGCAACGAGAcagagtgtgtggatgtggatgaaTGTTCAGATCTCCTCGACCCCTCCGTAGACTGCCAGCCCTTCGCCACGTGCGTCAACGCCCCCGGGTCCTACGCCTGCCTTTGTGATGAAGGGTTCACTCTCATCTCGACCAATAGCACCAGCTGGATCAATAGCACCATAAGGACCAATGAGACCATCTTGATCAATTTAACCCCCTCAACCAAGGGCTCCACCTTGACCAGTGAGACCCACTGGACCCCCCGGACTGAGTGTCAGGATATCAACGAGTGCGCGGGCGACCCCTGCCCTCAGTACGCCACATGTCAGAACGTTGAAGGGtcgtttctgtgtctgtgcgatGAAGGGTTCTTGCCGGACTCACTCTCGTATCTGTCCTCTAACAGCTCTGATAACGGGTCCACCGTGTTCATGCTCCATGGCTGTGAAGACATAGATGAGTGTGCCAACCACAGTGCCTGTCGTCCAGATCAGGCGTGCGCCAACCTGCCCGGAGGGTACATCTGCTCTTGCAGAGTGGGCTATCGTGAGGAGAAGGGAGCTTGTGTTGATGCTGATGAATGCGGAAGTGTGCATCCCTGTCATCCCTGGGCACGCTGCTGGAACACAGAAGGCTCCTTCTCGTGCCACTGCCTGCCGGGCCACAGGGGCAACGGTACCTGGTGTGAAGATGTGGATGAATGTGTGGCCCTGAGCCGGCCGTGCCACCCTATGGCCCGCTGCCGCAACACGCTGGGCTCCTTCTGGTGCCAGTGCGAACCAGGCTTCGCGGCTCTGGGGACGTTGTGCATAGACCTGGACGAGTGCCTGCAGACGAACGGGCCGTGTCAACCCGGAGCGACCTGCTCCAACCTCGTCGGGGGGTTTGACTGCCAGTGCAAACGGGGCTGGGACCCCACAGCGGACATGGTCAATGGGAGGCGAGGGTGTCTGGATCAGGACGAGTGCACAAGGCCCGCCGCCTGCTCTGGCACAGCTCTGTGCACCAACCTGCCGGGGTCTTTCCGGTGCTCGTGCCCCTCAAACGACGCAGAGTGTGGACACATGGCTCTGGAGG AGAGCGAGCTGTTCCCGTTTGGATCAGAGGTTGGGGACGACCATGTGGAGGTCAGCTCAGAAGACGGGAACTCCCCCTTCATCACTCCCCCCCTGGGCCTTCCCTTCATGGGAAAACTGTACAACAGGGTTTTT TTTTCAGACAACGGCCTTGTCCAGTTCCAGTCCGTCTCCCAGAATGAACAGCGCCTGTTACCTGTCCCTTTTCCTGcgggtttccatggcaacgagggCCTGGCCCTGTTGGCGGTGTTCTGGGACGATGCTGACCTCACGCTCGGGCAGGGGCGGCTGCTCTACAAG GAATACAGCTCGCTGGATATGTCGGACATCTACTCTCAGATCGTGTTTAACCGCACAGCGCGGGCCGTGACAGAGTTCGAGGGGCAGAGGGGCCGACCCTCCTTCACCCCCGCCTGGATCCTCAAGATCACCTGGGACAGCGTGATGGCCATCTCCTACCAGAAGGTCAACctgtcagag acCAACACCTTCCAGTGCATCCTGACCACGGACGGCGTGCGCACCTTCGCCCTCCTGCACTACGGCGCCATGCGCTGGGGCCCCGGCCAGCGCATCCACCAGGACGCGCTCATCGGCTACACGGACGGAGGAACCCactaccacaaccacaaccgccCGGCCTCCGCCGCCGACCCCACCGCCGACCCCACCTCCTCTATCAACCCCACCGCCATCACCGCCTCCATCACCGCCACTACCGGCCCGCCACCAGCAGGGCCCTACGAACCCGGCGGGCGGTACCGTCCCCAGCACACGGTGGGCCCCGGGGGTCGCCCGGGGCAGCTGCTGTGGGACCTGAGCGGCCCCGacccacaggaggaggaggcgggggagggggcggaggtggACCAGCGGCTGCGCTGCCAGACCTGGGCCCAGAGCGAGCCCGCGCCGGCCGAGTGGGCGTCGGAGGTGCCGGCGTGCCCGTGCACGCGCGCCCAGGCCACGGAGGACTTGGCCTTCCTGCCCCAGACGGTCCGCCCCCGCCTGCCGCAGGTCCGGGCGCTGAGGGACCAGCGGTGGGGCAGCGGCAGCGGACACGTCTTCCTGTCGGCGCTCCCTAACCGCTGGGGCTCCGGGAAGACGTGTGTGTATGACCCCCAAGGGGAGCTGCAGGGGGGCTACAGCGAGCGCTACTTCTCCGCGGaagacacgcagagacacatcG atGAGGATCTCTTGCCCTTCCAGTGGTGCTGCGTTGAGTCTCCTCTGTGCCATCTTTACCTCACCAAGAGGCCCCTAGATCGTTGCCAGGGTTACGGCTGGGTCAGCCCTGAACAGAGTACTCTGGCCAAGAAGTCAACACAGGGTGTTG CGATGGTATACGGCAGCCTGCATTTCATCACCTTTGATGGGTTGCGTTACTCCTTCCGGGCCCTGGGGGTGTTTGTGCTGCTGAGGCTGTCCTCAGCGTTGGGTTCAAACAGGTTCACCCTGCAGGGGGAGATGGGCAGGCTGCAGCAGAGCGGGGGAAGGCCCGCAGAGGCTCCGGTGTTGGTGAGGATGGCCGCCTACCACCAGGGCATTGGCAAG GTGGAGTGGAAGTGCGCAAACCAAGGAGACGGACTGGAGTTGTTAGTTGGTGGTGTGAGTGTTCCAGTCACCATAG GCGTGGTCCACAGGAGCGCGTGGGGCTTCATCGTGCGCTGCGTGTCTCTGAGCCGCTGCGCCGCCGTGTACGCCGGGGGTCTCCACGCCAGGGCCTGGcgcgtcggcggcggcggcggggggggcggctgTCAGCTGGGGGCCGTGGTGGAGGTGCCCCAGGCCTTCTACAACCGCACCGTGGGCCTGCTGGGCCTCTGGAGCTCCACCCGCGCGGACGACCTGCTGATGTCCAACGGCAGGGTCCTCCCCCAGGCCAGCCCCGACCCCCGGCCCGAGGACCACCTGCACACCTTCGGCATGTCCT GGGAGGTCCCCATCCCGGAGACCCTGCTGTCCTCCGTCCTACCCCCGCTGGTGCCCCTCCACGGCCCGTCCCCCCAGGAGCTGCTGGCGGCCGTGAGCCCGGGGGACCTGGCCCAGCTCCAGAGGGCGTGCCACGGCAGCCCCGAGTGTGTCCACGACACCCTGGCCACGGGCAGCCCCGCCCTGGGCCTGCAGAGCCTGGAGGCCCAGGCCCGCTACCGCTACCTCACCGCGCTCTTCG GCAACATGCCCCCAATAGTAGTGGAGCCTATGGTGATCCGCGGCAAGGTCGACTCCAGGATGGGCGTCCAGCTCCGCGCCATCGACGCCAACCAAGACCCCATCACCTTCTCCTTGCTCTCCCCTAGACCACGAATGCCCTCCATCAACagca GTGGGTACCTTACTTGGTTGCCGCAGGGCGCCGAGCCCGTGGAGCTGAGCGTGAAGGTCAGCGACCCGCTCGTCAGCTCCCTGTTCAGCCCGGTCCTCCAGGTGTGCAACTGCCTCAACGGGGGCACCTGCCAGTACGACGCCATCACCCACAACTACCTGCAGGGCAAATTCCAG GTGGTGGGCTGTCTGTGTCCGGAGGGCTTCAGCGGGGAGTTCTGCAGGGTGGTCTGGGACCCGTGTCTGGGCGATCCGTGTTTCCCAGGCGTGGATTGTCTGCCCGGGGCCGAGCCAGAGAGCTTCTCCTGCGGAGAGTGTCCCTCGCCCAATGTCTACCAGGGCAAACAAGGATACAAGTGCTTCCAGAAGG ACTTttgcctgcctccctcccctttTCCCTGCCATGAGATGGCTGACTGCGACAACAATGGCTACAGCTACTCTTGCAAGTGTAAACCTGGCTACACCGGGGACGGATTTAATTGCACAG ACATCGACGAGTGTCAGGACCCCTCTGCCTGCCCCAACGCCAAGTTTGAGTGCATGAACCGGCCTGGTTCTGTGCACTGCTCCTGTAGGTACCAGAAGAGTATGGCGGCTGATGGCTGTG GTGAGTCAGCAAACCCTCCAG GTTTTAATGTGTTTAACGTCTCCATGGACTGGAAGGATCCCACACAGGATATGCTGacacag TTGGAGGAGATCCTGTCGGTGGGCTTCCAGAACAAGTTCTACAACGCCAGCATTAAGGGCCCGCGGCAGGGGTCCGGGCCGGGGCCCGGGGAGTACCGCATCAACGTGTCCAGCGACACCCCCGCATGGTACATCCAGGAATACCTGGGCCGCGTGGGACGCTTCTACGGCATCGGCCTTCCCGAGGTCGGag ATCTGGACGAGTGCGCGGCCAAGGAGGCCGCGTGCGCGTGGCCGGCCCTCTGCGCCAACACCTACGGCGGCTACAGGTGCGTGTGCAACGGCACCACCGAGGTGGACGAGTCCCAGGCCTGCGTGTTGG GCAGTCATGTTATCCAAGGAGGGAACGAGAGCAGTGTGGTGGAGCCTCCGGAGGGGGACAACACAGCCCTGATCCTGGGCCTGGTGCTGGGCATTGGCATCcccttcctgctgctgctgctcgccCTGTtgtgcttctgctgctgctgcccccgcaAAAAGACCGCCCCCAGAGA GCCGTCCCATTTGCTGCCTGGGTACCTGCAGTACATCCCCCCGCCCTTCAACTactctgacccctccctccaGTACATCAGCCACTCCTGCCCCCGCTCCCTGGACACGCCCCCACCCAGGAGCTACCATCACACCAATCATATATATTCGTCGGCAagctga